One window from the genome of Amaranthus tricolor cultivar Red isolate AtriRed21 chromosome 9, ASM2621246v1, whole genome shotgun sequence encodes:
- the LOC130823386 gene encoding uncharacterized protein LOC130823386, with protein sequence MARIAVLVGVLESCYTSNTSRMTYGARGYQDPKTSWDSLIERFDQHKRVLLPQVSHEWKNLRISDFKTLSEYNSTLFRIASMLKYCEHPVTDAEMIELTLSTFHPSNIILQQQYRERHFKRYSDLSVVLSLAEQHNDLVWKNHNMRLIGSQAIRKTHSTKTHVPEAHAVENKGRGNYNNRGRGRGNFRGRGRRQGRGNFNGHGRKFQGFGGGHFPQNYQNGH encoded by the exons ATGGCTAGGATAGCAGTGTTGGTCGGAGTTCTGGAAAGTTGTTACACGTCGAATACAAGCAGAATGACTTACGGAGCAAGAGGCTATCAGG atCCCAAAACATCGTGGGACTCTCTTATTGAAAGATTTGATCAACACAAAAGGGTGCTTCTTCCACAAGTTAGCCATGAGTGGAAGAATTTAAGAATTTCAGATTTTAAGACTCTTAGTGAGTACAATTCAACATTATTCCGAATTGCATCAATGTTGAAATATTGTGAGCACCCGGTGACTGATGCAGAAATGATTGAACTCACATTATCTacttttcatccatcaaacattatTCTGCAACAACAATATAGGGAAAGACATTTCAAAAGATATTCAGATCTGAGTGTAGTACTCTCACTGGCTGAACAACATAATGATCTTGTttggaaaaatcataatatgagaCTTATTGGATCTCAAGCTATCCGTAAGACACACTCTACTAAAACGCATGTGCCTGAAGCACATGCTGTTGAAAATAAAGGTCGTGGAAATTATAATAACCGTGGTAGAGGACGCGGAAATTTCCGAGGAAGAGGACGAAGACAAGGTCGTGGAAATTTTAATGGACATGGTAGAAAGTTTCAAGGATTCGGTGGAGGCCACTTTccccaaaattatcaaaatggtcattaa
- the LOC130824524 gene encoding probable alpha,alpha-trehalose-phosphate synthase [UDP-forming] 11, with protein sequence MLSRPCFNLHNLEELPELDQKMGRIPSVMTKPGIIPEFDDLSSPHFIGQRRIIVANQLPLKSFKEDTKWMFEFDEDALSLQLKDGLDPKIDVLHIGCLKVEIDISEQEEISQFLLEKFKCLPVFLPPEIHNKFYHGFCKHYLWPLFHYKLPITSNHGAAYDISNWRAYVSANMVFAHKIIEVLRSRGGEDFIWIHDYHLMLVPTLLRRRAFRVKVGFFLHSPFPSSEIFRVIPVREEILRGLLNADLVGFHTFDYARHFLSCCSRMLGLDYKSKRGYLGIDYYGRTVSIKILPVGIHMGQLQSLMSLDETAKRIMELKKQFEGKFVMVGVDDMDVLKGIGFKFMALGYLLKCQPKFRGKLVLVQIANPARSQGIDVQEVENETHQIAKEINEKYGYQGYTPIVFINDYVSTLEKVAYYAISDCCLLNAVRDGMNLVPYKYTVSRQGTPVLDSALGIDSSMPKKSVIIVSEFVGCSPSLSGAIRVNPWNVEQVSEAMHEAIGMNDNEKQLRHEQHYKYISSHDIAYWARSFDQDLVRACGDPFSKRCWGVGFGLTFRLVALPPDFRKLSVDHIKAAYKNTNSRLILLDYDGTMTPQSSVDMAPTPEVLLLLNILCSDPKNTVFIVSGRSKSTLSKWFSSCEKLGLSAEHGYFTRWNKDSSWESSMPGTDFEWKKIVRPIMELYAESTDGSSIEYKESALVWHYQDSDHDFGACQAKELLDHLENVLANEPVVVKRGKHIVEVKPQGVSKGIVVENLIATMKNKGKPADFVLCIGDDRSDEDMFEGLSRTTSSPSLPPIPEVFACTVGQKPSMAKYYLDDSSEVITLIEGLTGASVLQQPKPTDSQIGTNDSKFF encoded by the exons ATGCTTTCTAGACCATGTTTTAATCTCCATAATTTGGAGGAATTACCAGAGTTAGACCAAAAAATGGGGAGAATTCCATCAGTGATGACAAAACCCGGGATCATTCCTGAATTTGATGATCTTTCATCTCCCCATTTTATTGGACAAAGAAGAATCATTGTTGCAAATcaattgcctttaaaatcttttAAAGAAGATACAAAATGgatgtttgaatttgatgaagATGCTCTTTCATTGCAGTTAAAAGATGGGTTAGACCCTAAGATTGATGTTCTTCATATTGGGTGTTTAAAAGTTGAGATTGATATTTCAGAACAAGAAGAAATTTCCCAATTCTTATTGGAGAAATTTAAGTGTTTACCAGTATTTTTACCTCCAGAGATTCACAACAAATTCTATCATGGTTTTTGTAAGCATTATTTATGGCCTTTATTTCATTATAAACTTCCTATAACTTCTAATCATGGTGCTGCTTATGATATATCCAATTGGCGTGCTTATGTTAGTGCTAATATGGTATTTGCTCATAAGATTATTGAGGTACTTAGGAGTAGAGGGGGTGAAGATTTCATTTGGATACATGATTATCATCTTATGTTAGTCCCTACCCTTTTGAGAAGGAGAGCTTTTAGGGTTAAAGTTGGGTTCTTTTTGCATAGTCCTTTTCCATCTTCTGAAATTTTTAGGGTTATACCTGTTAGAGAAGAAATTTTAAGGGGTTTATTGAATGCTGACCTTGTTGGGTTTCATACTTTTGATTATGCTAGACACTTTTTATCATGTTGTAGTAGAATGTTGGGGTTGGATTATAAGTCTAAAAGAGGGTATTTAGGGATTGATTATTATGGTAGAACTGTTAGTATTAAGATTTTACCAGTTGGGATTCATATGGGTCAACTTCAATCTTTGATGTCATTAGATGAAACAGCTAAAAGGATTATGGAGTTAAAGAAACAATTTGAAGGGAAATTTGTGATGGTGGGTGTTGATGATATGGATGTTTTGAAAGGAATTGGTTTTAAGTTTATGGCATTAGGGTATCTTTTGAAATGTCAGCCAAAATTTAGGGGTAAATTGGTTCTTGTTCAGATTGCAAACCCGGCAAGAAGCCAAGGGATTGATGTACAAGAAGTCGAAAATGAAACCCATCAAATTGCTAAGGAGATTAATGAGAAGTATGGTTATCAAGGGTATACTCCTATTGTTTTTATCAATGACTATGTTTCTACCTTAGAGAAGGTTGCCTATTATGCGATTTCGGATTGTTGTTTGTTGAATGCCGTGAGAGATGGGATGAATCTCGTGCCTTACAAGTACACAGTTTCTCGCCAAGGTACTCCGGTGTTGGATTCCGCTTTAGGAATTGACTCGTCTATGCCTAAGAAGAGTGTGATTATTGTCTCAGAGTTTGTTGGGTGTTCGCCTTCCCTTAGTGGGGCGATAAGGGTCAATCCGTGGAATGTGGAGCAAGTATCCGAGGCAATGCACGAGGCTATCGGAATGAATGATAACGAAAAACAGTTGAGGCACGAACAACATTATAAGTATATTAGTTCTCATGATATTGCATATTGGGCTAGGAGTTTTGATCAGGATCTTGTGAGAGCTTGTGGTGATCCCTTTTCGAAGAGATGTTGGGGTGTTGGATTCGGGTTAACTTTTAGGCTCGTGGCGTTGCCTCCGGACTTCAGAAAACTTTCAGTTGATCACATTAAGGCTGCATATAAGAATACGAACAGTAGGCTGATCTTGCTCGATTATGATGGAACTATGACACCACAATCATCTGTCGACATGGCGCCTACTCCGGAAGTGTTGTTGCTGTTAAATATTTTGTGCTCGGATCCAAAGAATACTGTTTTTATTGTGAGCGGAAGAAGCAAAAGCACTCTTAGCAAGTGGTTCTCTTCATGTGAAAAGCTCGGTCTTTCAGCCGAGCATGGTTATTTTACTCG GTGGAATAAGGACTCGTCCTGGGAGTCGAGTATGCCTGGAACAGATTTTGAATGGAAGAAAATTGTTCGTCCCATAATGGAGCTCTATGCAGAATCGACCGATGGTTCTTCCATAGAGTACAAGGAAAGTGCATTGGTGTGGCATTATCAAGACTCCGACCATGATTTTGGGGCATGTCAGGCGAAAGAATTGCTTGATCATTTGGAAAACGTACTTGCTAATGAGCCTGTCGTTGTTAAACGTGGCAAGCATATAGTCGAAGTGAAACCGCAG GGCGTGAGCAAAGGTATTGTGGTGGAAAATCTTATAGCGACGATGAAGAACAAGGGTAAACCAGCAGATTTCGTGCTGTGCATAGGAGATGATCGTTCTGACGAAGATATGTTCGAGGGTCTCAGTCGTACAACCTCCAGCCCTTCGTTGCCGCCTATTCCAGAAGTGTTCGCCTGCACAGTCGGGCAGAAACCAAGCATGGCAAAATATTATCTCGACGACAGTTCTGAAGTCATCACCCTGATCGAAGGACTTACCGGTGCAAGCGTGCTGCAGCAACCGAAGCCGACTGATTCACAAATTGGTACCAACGATAGCAAGTTTTTCTAG